CTTTGTTCTGAATTTACGAATGTAATCGTAATGTAAGGACTGTAAATTTTATTGAGTGAAGAAATAAGAAAAAGGAAAGAACCGACCCCTGATCATTTTGGTATATTTAGAGCGTTGAGAAAGGTTAGAAAGGTAAATCCTGAAACGACTTTATCATTGCTCCCCTCCTGATAGGTTCAAGGTTCTGGAAACCACTCAATATTTTCTCCTTCTTAGGAAAGGGTTCTTTTAGAGCCCTTTCTCTTTTTTTATGCACTTTCATCCTGGCGCAAGCGCCAACCTTACGGCTCAGCCATGACCATACAAGTATGGTCGCGGCACTCGCCTTTTAAGGTTGTGGCCGACGCTCTATTCTCACAACGTAAGACCTTTAAATTATTGGTTTGATATCTTTCTCGCTATTTATGGATTAAAGCTGTTGTGAATTTTATGAAATAAAAAAGACGATGTAAATACATCGTCTTTTTGAATCTTTTGCAGATTTGTATTAGCGGCGGCGGGCGGCCATTGGCTAATGCTTGCGCATTAGCGACGGCGTGCTGCCATTTCCTTCGTGAGGATGTCCATGACGGCACCGATTTCGGCTGGAGCCTTGAACACCGGGTTTGCGTACTTGCTTGCGATGTTTTCGAGCTTCTGTTCGTGGTAGCCGACCTTGAATTCCGTGAACTTGAGGCCGTGAGCCGTGCTGATGACAACGACGTTTTCGTCCTTTGCGATCTTGCCTGCAGCGACGAGCTTTTCGAGAGCGCCGAGAGCGACACCCGTATGCGGGCAGCAGTAAAGACCGATGCGGTCGCCGCGGTGGGCGGCGTTGGCGAGTTCTTCTTCAGAGACGCTTACGACCATGCCGTTTGTCTTCTGGATAGCGCGGACTGCCTTCGGGTAGCTGACCGGGTTACCGATCTGGATGGCAGATGCGAGAGTTTTCTTGGCTTGAACCGGCACGAGCTTGTCGAAGCCGCGTTCGTATGCCTGGTAGAACGGGTTTGCGTTTTCGGCCTGAGCGACGATGATGCGCGGGATGCGGTCGATGAGGCCCATAGCCTTGCAGTCTTCGAAGCCCTTGGCGAGTGCACTTACGTTACCGAGGTTGCCGCCCGGGATGATTACGGTGTCAGGCACCGTCCAGCCAAGTTCCTGGCAGATTTCCGGAGAAATCGTCTTCTGGCCTTCGACGCGGAGGCTGTTCATGGAGTTGGCGAGATAAATGCGGTTGTCCTTCGTGACTTCCTGAACGATCTTCATGCAACCGTCAAAGTCGGTGTCGAGAGCGAGCACGATGCTGCCGTTAGAGATCGGCTGGATGAGCTGTGCAGTGCTGGTCTTGCCGGCCGGGAGGAACACGATGGAAGGGATGCCGGCCTTAGCGCAGTAGGCGCTGAGGGCTGCAGAAGTGTCACCGGTAGAGGCGCAAGCGACGGCGTCAATCGGGTGGATTCCCTTCTTGATGATGTGATTCACCTGGCTTACGAGAACCGTCATGCCGAGGTCCTTGAAAGAACCCGTGTGGGAGTTGCCGCAGAGTTTCACCTTGAGGCTTCCGATGCCGAGTTCCTTGGCGAGCGGGGCTGCGTCAAAGAGCGGACTCCAGCCTTCGCGCATGGTGACGATGTCTTCGACCGGAATATCCGGGAGCACCATTTCGCGCTTGCTCCAAATACCACTCATGTCTTCGGGCTTAAAGCTCATGCGGCGTTCGGCAAAGAGCTTCTTCCATTCTTCCGGGCTGCGGCTTGCGAGTGCTGCGCGGTCGTGTTCGACTTCGAGCAGGCTACCGTCCACCTTGCTGCGGTAAATGACGTCGGTCAGCGGGTAGGTATCGTCGCCGTTGATGTTTCTAAAATGAGCGTTAAACTGAGACATAGTAATCCTCTTGAATTTTACGAGGCAAATATAGCAATTTAGTCAGTGGTCATTGGTTGTTAGTCATTGGTCTGTAGTTCTAGTCTATGTCAGCTTAAACATAAATGTAGACTTAGGCTATGGGCATGCTCGCCTTAGGCTCTCTTTGAGGTTTGGAGTATGGGCAATTATTATATGAAAAGTTCGAAAGCTTGCGAAAGACGAGTGTTGCTACTAATGCCGAAGGCGAAATACCTAGCAGTGCTAGGCAATCTCAAAGCGAAGCGACCCCAAAGTGCTTTAGCACGACCTCAAAGCCCGCTGCCTACTGTCTACATCTAACTTCCTACTTCCTACCGCCTACTTCCGACTCTATGTAATTTGCTATATTATGGGCGAAATTTATTTATAAGCAAATACTCGGAGTTCTGAGTGAAAAAGAAAAAATTTATTCTGTTGCCGCTTTTGGCGATTTTTCTGTCATCGTGCATGTTTGATACGGATGACGACGGTTTGACAAACTGGCTTTCTGATCAAGGGATGCCTAGCAACTACAAGGTGCAGACTGTAACGGTTGGCAGCTTGAAACCGGTGTCTGCAGAAGTTTTTCAGGATACGCGTCCCAAGAGTGCTTGGGGTGTTGGTGTTATTGGTGCCGTGTCCGGCATGTCCTATGATCTCGCCTTGGATTTTGCGCTGGACAGTGCATTCCTCGATACCTTGAAAAAGGCTGATTCTGCAAGTTCGGTTTTGTACTTGCGTCTTATTGATTCTTATTATCAGTCTGAATATTTGCCTTCGGGTATTCTTCCGATCGAAGAAGATTTGAATATCAATGTGAGCTGGATCCTTTCGGAAAAGCTGAGTAAGAGTGAATTCAAGGATTTGGGCGAGATCTATGATACGACATGGCTGCGGGATCTCGAGTCCTGGAAAGCCAAGAAAACGGCTGATACGACAATTTCTGTTTCGATTAGCAAAAAGGACTCCCTTTTAGTGCTTGATTTGCCGAGTGCTCTTGTAAATGATGTTCGTAAGAACTCTGGCAATCGTCGTTTGCAGGTTCGCATTTCGGCTCCGGAAGCTTCGACTATTTATCGCTTTTATGGTCCTGGTCACGAAAAGTATTACCCGCAATTCTTTATGGTGGCGGAGAAAAAAGAGAAGTTCCCGAAAATGTTTGACGTGTACCGTGCTGCAGTTATTTCTTCGAACCATGAAACGTGCTCGGATTGCCTTGTGTTGCATGGAGGAACCTTTGATTCTCTCGTCGTCGAGTTCCCGTCCAAGCCGATTATGAAGGCTCTGTCTGATTTCTATGGCGATGAATTCCCTAATCCTCAAGGGGATGGTAACGATGTGCGCCAGGCGGTCGTGATGGCCCAGATGACGTTCTATAGAGATGATTCTAAGGGCGAAAGCCAACTTGGATACCCGATTCGTGTTGATGTGGGATCGTATGCGGACAGCGCTGATACGGTCGTTCGCCGTTTGGAAAGCTACAAGATTGACAAGCCGAGAATCCTTGAAAGTGGACACCCGAACATGGTGTTCTATAAAGGCGATTCTGTGTCATTGCAGGTGACTGCTGGCATGCGCGATTTTATTAACAGGGCCAGCGATGGTCGTTCGTTCAAGATGATGATGCGTCTTGCCTATCCTGTTCTGTTGGATAAGGATACGGTTTTCTATGATCGTGTTGTAGGAGATAGCGACACGCTAGAAGTGTTTTTCCCGCATTACGACTATGCACGTTACGATTTTACTTCTATTAAGGAAAAGTCAGCGACGCTTAAGTTGTGGCTGGCCTCGAAGCGCGGCGACAAAAAGGACGAAAAAGCCGCAACCTCTACTGTACGCGAGGGTAAATAATGAAAAAGTTTATTAGTGCTTTGCTTTGTGTTTCGAGTTTCTCCTTTGCGTCGATGATTGGAATTGATGCTCTCGGTGAAGAGCAGATTGCTGGCGGTTCTGCGGCCATGGCTGGTCGCGGTTTTGCGGGTAATGCCAAGACGGGCGAGGCTGAAGGCGTTTCCGTGGTG
This genomic interval from Fibrobacter sp. UWB4 contains the following:
- the thrC gene encoding threonine synthase — encoded protein: MSQFNAHFRNINGDDTYPLTDVIYRSKVDGSLLEVEHDRAALASRSPEEWKKLFAERRMSFKPEDMSGIWSKREMVLPDIPVEDIVTMREGWSPLFDAAPLAKELGIGSLKVKLCGNSHTGSFKDLGMTVLVSQVNHIIKKGIHPIDAVACASTGDTSAALSAYCAKAGIPSIVFLPAGKTSTAQLIQPISNGSIVLALDTDFDGCMKIVQEVTKDNRIYLANSMNSLRVEGQKTISPEICQELGWTVPDTVIIPGGNLGNVSALAKGFEDCKAMGLIDRIPRIIVAQAENANPFYQAYERGFDKLVPVQAKKTLASAIQIGNPVSYPKAVRAIQKTNGMVVSVSEEELANAAHRGDRIGLYCCPHTGVALGALEKLVAAGKIAKDENVVVISTAHGLKFTEFKVGYHEQKLENIASKYANPVFKAPAEIGAVMDILTKEMAARRR